The Tamandua tetradactyla isolate mTamTet1 chromosome 23, mTamTet1.pri, whole genome shotgun sequence genomic interval GAATGGGAATTAATGCTTAACCGGTACAGTTTCCATTTGGGGTcatggaaaatttttggtaatggatggtgttaaTGACAGCACATTGTGGATGTAATTGATACCACTGAATTTTAtcttgtatatacatatgtatacaataattttaaaaattaatatacatcATAACCTATAGTCATAGGGGGAAAAATTCTACACTCAAAGTTCCTGTGCCACAGCTGCCTAGGTCTATCTTCTGAAGGCAACCAATGTTATCAGCTGcagttattttatgtttttttctctccattttacacAGCCTACTCAAATTTACgccttgtttttttctcttgaaagTTTATCTTGGAAATAATTTCCTATCAATACACACTTCCTTATTCTTTTTCGTAGCTGCATATTGTGTAAATGgacataatttattttagtaGTATTCTATTGACGGAAATGTAAGTTTCTGATCTTTTGCGCTCATAAAATAACCGTGTACATAGATCTAACATTCCTTCTTCGCTTTAGAAATTAATGACTTAGCcaagtataattaaaataatttctgttctGGTCTGGATTTCTTTCTTCAACTGCCCAAACTTTCAATCGCCCTAAGTTCCTCTTGTGCCAGGATGTCTTTTACAAAGccccttttctccctctctgcttCTGAATTATTCCAAGGCAAGTACAAAATATTATCGTCTGTAAAGTCTGAATTCCTTCAAAAATACCTTAAAACTGTTTTTCACAAAAGGCTTTTGCATTCTGCTGCTGTTGAAAGATGGGACGGTTGTTTTAAATTCTGCTACTTCTGAAATTCCTGACAGCCATCCGCGCAGAAATGAAGGTTCCATTTCTGCTCCCTCTTCTTCATATTatctcaccccacccccaagaacTTTACTATGAAGCCACCTATGAAATGCCACCAGTCAACTTTTCCCCCCGACTGCAGCGATTCGAAAATGTGACACCATTTCACACCAAATACACCAAATCACAGGTCCTTGGGGCCTTTACAATTGCTATTCCCTGGAATTCTTATTCTTGATAACCAAAGGACTTGCTCCCCCCACTTCAAGGATTCTGTGCAAATGCTAACTCTTCAAAGAGGTCTGCCCAGACCAACCTCTAACTCCCTATTCCCCTTACcctgctttttcttcatttcaccaccacctgatttatttttttgaatgaataCTAGCTGCCTTAGGAAATAATTCTCTAGTGTTTCTGATTCATTCCACAATCGGAAGACAACGGCAAGCACAAGAACTTCCGGGTTCCTAAACAACCCCGGCGCCAGCTCATGACGAACGACGAGGCGTCCCGCTTGCCTTACGCACTTCCCAGTGACCTTCACGGCCGCAGGGAAGACCTCAGACTGCGCGGTGATTGGCTGAGGGCTCGCGCTGATAGGCCGTGGGCTCGCGCTGATTGGCCGCGGGCTCGCCTTAATTGACTGCGGGGTGACGCTGTCCTTACTCTCCTTCGCAGTAGCTGCCAGGCTTGTTTCTCAGACTTTCGTCCTTCTAGAAGCTACCGCCGCCTGGTTGTGATGCCGCGTGGAAGCCGAAGCCGTACCTCACGCATGGCCCCTCCGGCCAGGTAAGGATAATAGCGGGGCTTGGGGCCGAGGCGTGGGCGGCCCGCCGCTGCAGGCACCGTGACGCAGAGGGTGCCGCGCTAGGCTGAGGCGTCGGCCTGGGGGAGGCCGCGAGTGGGGGCGTTTGAGCCAGGTGTGCGGCCCTGGCCGGCGGGACAAGCTGGGTGGGAGTAGGTGCACTACACGTGTCGGTAGATGTCCTGTTAGTAGCTGAATTCTTTTCCTGTGAATTATCAGTTAAAATACCTTAGGCAAGTGCTTGTTATAAGCTTTTGCCTATACGCTATTGTAAAAACAGGCAAGTTCTAAAAAAATTGGACTTTTGTGATGAAAATCAggtaaaatgtcaaaaatagcaatgacaacaacaaaaaacaatgtaaaaGAAGGATAGTATAATCGGGAAACATTTCAATTCAGTGAGTAATCATTGAGCACCGAtagtactttaaaatgtattgctgtGGTATATAGGTACAGTAAAATAGAactagccataaaaaggaatgtaaCGCTCATACATGTtacgacatggatgaatcttgaaaacctTATAGCTAagggaaataagccagtcacaaaaggattAATATTGTTTGATTCTACTTACATGAGATATCTAGACAAAGTAAAGAGTAAAGACAGAATGTAGAGAGATTACCAGGAGATGAGGGAGGGGGAGTTGGGAGTTATCTCTCAgtaagagtttctgttttggtaatggttggtggtgatggtagcacgataatgtgaatgtaatcaatgctactgaattgtacaggttaaaatggtaaattttgttatttatatgttaccacaatggAATGTTATAAACGTGTTGCTGATTACACCGCATAACCTCAGAGGTAGATgttattcctgttttacagaaataaggaaatgGGAATAAACTTAGAAAGCCAGGTTTCAAACCTGGGTTTTTTGATTGCACGTTCAGGACATAGAGCACAGTATCACATTCCCTCCCTTACTGTCCTAAATTGGGGCATCTCACAGCATACTCGCCCTCTCCTGATAATTTTTTCGATAGCATTTAGTACCATATAACGTATTTTACCTGTTTGATCCTTCAGTAGTATATaaactccatgaaggcagagaGTTTTGTCTCTTGTTCACATTGTATTCCCACCACCTAGAATAATAGGTATTTGtgtgtaatattttaaaaggttattcTGTGTGATGTTATtttgaattgctgattatatatatagaacagaatgatcaaaggttAAGAAcatttgcgtttggtgttttttggtattttttttaaaaattttaaaaattaaaaaaaaagtaattctggggtttattataatatacaaattgttttgtttgtttaagtttttaatttcctAACCTGGTTGAGCTTGGGAACTTTATAGTTTGTGTTCTTCTCTTTCACAGCCGGGCGCCTCAGATGAGAGCTGCGCCTAGGCCAGGGCCAGCGCCAGCAGCTCAGCCACCAGCAGCAGCCCCACCATCTGCAGTTGGTTCACCTGTTGCTGCACCCCGGCAGCCAGGTTTGATGGCCCAGATGGCAACCACTGCAGCTGGCGTGGCTGTGGGCTCTGCTGTTGGGCATACTCTGGGTCATGCCATCACTGGGGGCCTTGGTGCCGGGAGCAATGCTGAATCCTCAAGTCCTGACATCACTTACCAGGTAAGATTTTTGGCAGCATTGCCCTTCCATGAGTGTATTTTATGAGAAAACCTATTCATTTGTAAGTTCCTTGTGTCTTGAAGGAACTGTATTTAAATTTAGAATTCACCATACTGTTAATAGGAAATGGGTTATCAAAAGCCACATTTAGCAACTGAGTTAGTGCCTTAGGCCAGCATCAACGAGTATTGTACAAATTATATTTCTTCCCAAGGAATAGGATTGTAGCAGTCCAACTTGGCTCATACAACAaccattttccccttcttttaaatattttatctctgtGACTGTCCTTGCTAATCCATTCTCATTCCCAATTAAGGGTTCAGAAATCTCATAGCTGATTTCTTACCTCATGTTTGCAACTACCCTTTTCAGAGCTATGTGGATTTTCTCTGAGTATGTCTGTATTCTCTATGGTATTTCTAGTATGTTTGAAATTCTCATCCATCTATTTTTGTCATAATAGTCCCAGTTTTTCTCTGTGAAACTCCACTTTAGTCTAAAGATACCCAGATAACTATCCTaccttatttgtatctttgttttttagttatttacaactgcaattTTGTTAGATATTTgctttctgaatttaaaaattttcaccttccatattcttttattttgatgaaaactAATTTGTGTCTCTTTCTAGTTCTCTTTCCCCATTAACCTCAAAGATAGTGGACATTGCTCTTTTTCCAGGTGTAGATTTGATTTCCTTTCTCAATGGTCTTGCATGTTCTGCATTCACAGGAGCCTCAGGGAGCCCAGCCAGCAAACCAGAGGCAGCAGGAGTATGGCCCTTGCCTCTTTGAGGTCAAGCAGTTTTTGGAGTGTGCCCAGAACCAGCCTGATGCTAAGCTTTGTGAGGGTTTCAATGAGGTGCTGAAGCAGTGCAGAATTGCAAATGGTAGGTAATTTATCAATCCATAAATGAAACCACATTTACTGAACTCACTGATTGGTGCTTCTGGAGCCTATAGAATTTGgaaattctgtttttaataaattgAGCAGACAAATtagatattttgtttaaatttcaaattttataactTGGAACTGGCCCAGAGATTTCTAGTCCTTGTCTTAAGCCTTTGCCAGTTGTGTTCTGAATCTGATTTTACCTCAGACTATCCTTAGAAAGAAGCATGAGTGTTACGTCTTTTCTCAGTTGTGCAAAGTGTAGAATTGAAGTTTTGTTAGTTGCAGGATGCTTTCAGTAGCTTACAAAGGAAATCAGTTTAACATTGGATCCCTCCTCTCGTGATTTGGAAGACTTCTGTATTGTTGAATATTTGCAGCTAACttctaaaatttttctgtttGCAGGATTAGTGTAATCTGAAGTTGaaactgaagaaatggaaaatctgatctAATGACCAAGTTAATTTTGCCTAAGACTGTAATTGATAGTGAAAGTATAAAGTATAAAATCACCAGTTAAACCTCTCTATCAGTAGCTTCTTTGCTTCAGAATCACAAAAGGAGAGGGTGTTCTTATAGAAGAGTTCACTGAGATGTATAGAGTTTGGGGCTGGACAGATGTTTGTGTTGCCTCCTTAAACCAGCTGCTGTAATGTTATTATCTGTGACTAATTAGAATAAAGTGATTTTCTTCCAAGGTATGGTGTCTTTTAAGTGAAAAGTCATCAGTTGGATAAGGTATATGAATGCAGACTGAAAATACTCATTTCACAAATTCGTCTTAATGTGTCTTTGAAGCTCATTTAGTTTACTGTCATTGGATATTAAATTAGCATCCACCCAGAGGATCTGACAGAGCTCCCTGAGGAACTTTTGTAGAGAAATAGTTGTGTAAGGGATGGCTCAGTAGCAAACATGCTGCTCATTAAAAAGGATCCAGGGGTTTCAGGACTTTGGGAACCAGCAGGAACAGAAAACTTTATTTAGAATGCTAGGTGTTTGTAATCAAGTGGCTCATAAGCGGGATGTGGGACTAGACCCCATTACATGAGTGGGTTCCCTGTAGCCAGACCAGGACTACATATTACTGCTTCCCTGTATTTAattggatgaaaataaaaattattgtccAAATCCAGGCAGTTCTTCTGTGAATGTTTTTCTTCTACCTAGAAGACTCAAAACCAAGCTGGAGCTGCCATTACCTGCCCCATGTTGTCTTTGTTTTAAGGGGGTAGACTCACTTGGAAGGAGAAGAGGAatagtttcttttcttaaatgaaCCCAGTTCCATCCTTCATAGAGAACTAACATTTTCACTCACCTCTAAGCTTACCTCTGCCCTACATTTGGCTGTGCAGTTTTCCCACTCACCAGTGTATTTTCATAGGTCCTGTTAGATATCCGAGTTTCACAGGCGTCCAGTACTATGAAGTGAATGAgctgtttgttgaatgagttgCCTCTTGTCCTCAGCTATGTTCTTTGAGTGTCCCACCCCACACCTCATCTACCAATTCCTGAAAAGGGCCATGACTCTAGAAAACCTGAACGATGTCAGAGAATTCACCCACAGCCAGCCTACCAGCCCAGTCCCTCCTAGGTACAGCAGTCGGCTCCTTGACCCATTCTGACAGTTCAATACATCGGAGAGTGCTCAGATGCCCTTCC includes:
- the CHCHD2 gene encoding coiled-coil-helix-coiled-coil-helix domain-containing protein 2, with the protein product MPRGSRSRTSRMAPPASRAPQMRAAPRPGPAPAAQPPAAAPPSAVGSPVAAPRQPGLMAQMATTAAGVAVGSAVGHTLGHAITGGLGAGSNAESSSPDITYQEPQGAQPANQRQQEYGPCLFEVKQFLECAQNQPDAKLCEGFNEVLKQCRIANGLV